CAAAATGAACAACGCTCGCCTCGTGAACGCACCATCCGCTTCGATCATCGCGTTGATCAGCGAGCCGATGATCACCCGACCGATACCGGGATAGGACCGCAGGATCGATGCGGGGATATTGATAAAGACGTCTTTCTTTCCGCCAGCGATCTCGCTCGATTTGAACGTGTTGCCGCAAACCAGTGCCGCGTAATTATCGAGCGACAGCCATTGCGTATCCTTCGATGCCGTCGAATAGACGCCTGAGAACGTTTGCTCGGTCATGTTAACAAAGACGCCGAGCGTTTCGCGGATGAAGGCGGACGCGGAGTGTTCCTGTACGTCGCGCAGCATGGCGAGCACGGAGTTTTCCGGCTCGGAGACGATCTGGCGCAGGCTGCGCAGATTTCGCTGTCCTGCATATTCCGGTGACAGCATCACATGCGCCAGAAGACCAGTCAGCAGATTGTGCGCCTGCGATTGGAAGTAAGAGCCAGTCGACGATTCGAAGCGCACGCTTTCCGAGAGTAACATGTGCGCGATGCCGACAATGTCCTCTTCCTTTTTTAGCGAGTGCTCGATGCCGTCGAGCACGTTAAATCCCATGACCGGATTTGCCGGATCGAGCACAACAACCTCTCGGTCGAGTTTATCTCTTCGATGGTCAACGACCATCGGGGCTACCTCGGTGGACGGATCCAGGCAAATGAGCGGACCCGTATATCTGAGCGCCGTCGGCACGACGTTGCTGGTGGTCTTGAAGCCACCAGAGCCTGCGAAGAAAAGCATGTGGGTCGAATCGAAATCCTGGGCGTAGGTCAGCAGCGGGGCTTTGCCACCACGTCCCCAGGTAGCCGGATCGTTCGGATCGAACGGCAGCTCATGGATGAGTTCCTTGTCGACCCTGTAGCGCTCACCGATGACGATTTCGCCATCATCGGGAAACAGCCGTGCCGCCGCCGACATCGGCAGCCAGTCTGCATCTCCGAATGTTCCGCGCCTGGCGCGCGTCACCTGTTCGGGCACGACGCTGGAGATGCGCGCCGCGACCGCGGCCGCCATGAACCCCATCGCTGCGCCAACGACCGCAATCATGTCAACGAATGATAGCGCCTGATCCCAGGTC
This genomic interval from Agrobacterium fabrum str. C58 contains the following:
- the traG gene encoding Ti-type conjugative transfer system protein TraG, which translates into the protein MKGKAKQHPSLLLITIPIAVTGFSFYVAHWRWPELAAGITGKTQYWFLRASPLPVLLFGPLAGLLAVWALPLHRRRPVALASFLCFFLVAGFYGMREFGRLQPLVESGVLTWDQALSFVDMIAVVGAAMGFMAAAVAARISSVVPEQVTRARRGTFGDADWLPMSAAARLFPDDGEIVIGERYRVDKELIHELPFDPNDPATWGRGGKAPLLTYAQDFDSTHMLFFAGSGGFKTTSNVVPTALRYTGPLICLDPSTEVAPMVVDHRRDKLDREVVVLDPANPVMGFNVLDGIEHSLKKEEDIVGIAHMLLSESVRFESSTGSYFQSQAHNLLTGLLAHVMLSPEYAGQRNLRSLRQIVSEPENSVLAMLRDVQEHSASAFIRETLGVFVNMTEQTFSGVYSTASKDTQWLSLDNYAALVCGNTFKSSEIAGGKKDVFINIPASILRSYPGIGRVIIGSLINAMIEADGAFTRRALFILDEVDLLGYMRVLEEARDRGRKYGVSMMLMYQSVGQLERHFGKDGAVSWIDGCAFASYAAIKALDTARNVSAQCGEMTVEVKGSSRNLGWGTKNSASRKSENINFQRRPLIMPHEITQSMRKDEQIIIVQGHSPIRCGRAIYFRRKDMDMHARPNRFAKLGP